The following proteins are encoded in a genomic region of Deltaproteobacteria bacterium:
- a CDS encoding type II toxin-antitoxin system VapC family toxin yields MKPAVIDASVAVKWFLDEPGSIAAEAVLENLLTRKSEFIVPELFFFEVFSVCMRQHPQPLDFAQNDMPFLLELPLLRIAMNGSLAKDAANISLQGLTGYDASYAALALSVDGEWLTFDKYAAASLGYPNWVNVLK; encoded by the coding sequence ATGAAACCGGCTGTTATTGATGCATCGGTGGCAGTTAAGTGGTTTTTAGATGAACCTGGTTCAATTGCAGCTGAAGCTGTTTTAGAAAATTTACTTACTCGCAAAAGTGAATTTATTGTGCCCGAGTTGTTCTTTTTTGAAGTATTCTCTGTGTGTATGAGACAACATCCACAACCTTTAGATTTCGCCCAAAATGACATGCCCTTTCTGCTTGAATTGCCTTTGCTACGAATTGCCATGAATGGCTCTCTTGCCAAAGACGCTGCAAACATTTCTCTGCAGGGACTAACTGGCTATGATGCTTCATATGCAGCATTAGCCCTATCAGTTGATGGTGAGTGGCTTACCTTCGATAAGTATGCCGCTGCAAGCCTTGGATATCCGAATTGGGTTAATGTACTAAAATGA